One Vibrio campbellii CAIM 519 = NBRC 15631 = ATCC 25920 genomic window carries:
- a CDS encoding P-II family nitrogen regulator, whose translation MKIINAIIKPFKLDDVREALADVGIEGMTVSEVKGFGRQKGHTELYRGAEYQVDFLPKVKLEIATHADNVERVVEAITKAAQTGKIGDGKIFVYDLNQAVRIRTGEMDAEAL comes from the coding sequence ATGAAAATCATTAATGCCATTATAAAACCTTTTAAGTTAGACGATGTACGTGAAGCATTGGCTGATGTCGGTATTGAAGGGATGACAGTATCAGAGGTTAAAGGTTTTGGTCGTCAGAAAGGCCACACGGAGCTATACCGTGGCGCCGAGTATCAAGTCGACTTTCTACCCAAAGTAAAACTAGAAATCGCAACGCATGCAGACAATGTGGAGCGCGTGGTAGAAGCCATCACTAAAGCCGCTCAAACCGGCAAGATTGGTGACGGTAAGATTTTTGTCTACGACCTAAACCAAGCGGTACGTATTCGTACTGGTGAAATGGACGCAGAAGCACTTTAA
- a CDS encoding Fe(3+) ABC transporter substrate-binding protein: MKKLLTLSALTCATLAPTVMAAEEVNVYSYRQPFLVEPMFNEFTKETGIKVNVKFAKKGLAEKLAQEGEYSPADVILTVDISRLSELTEKKLVQKVDSEVLEKNIPAQLQDDGNEWFALTTRTRSVYSSRDRVGKLGDNFTYLDLAKPEFKGKICTRSGKHPYNVSLVSAMIAHHGEAETKEWLEGVKANLARKPQGNDRAQVKAIKEGLCDVSLGNSYYLGKMVNDKEQKAWADAVFINFPNQETTGTHVNISGMAMAKYAPNKDNALKLMEFLAGDTAQSMYAEVNYEYPVKPGVKPSELVASWGEFKADTISLDEIASHHEAATKLLDEVKFDL; the protein is encoded by the coding sequence ATGAAAAAACTGCTAACTCTCTCCGCTCTAACTTGCGCGACTCTAGCTCCAACAGTAATGGCTGCTGAAGAAGTCAATGTATACTCTTACCGTCAACCTTTCCTAGTTGAACCAATGTTCAACGAGTTCACTAAAGAGACTGGCATTAAAGTAAACGTGAAGTTTGCGAAAAAAGGTCTAGCAGAGAAGTTGGCTCAGGAAGGCGAATACAGTCCTGCTGACGTTATTCTCACTGTTGATATCAGTCGTCTATCTGAACTGACAGAAAAGAAACTTGTTCAAAAAGTTGACAGTGAAGTTCTCGAGAAGAACATTCCTGCTCAACTTCAAGATGACGGCAATGAGTGGTTTGCACTAACGACCCGTACTCGAAGTGTTTACTCTTCTCGTGATCGCGTCGGTAAGCTAGGTGATAACTTCACTTACCTGGATTTGGCTAAGCCAGAATTCAAAGGCAAGATCTGTACTCGCAGTGGTAAGCACCCTTACAACGTTTCTCTAGTGTCTGCGATGATTGCACATCACGGTGAAGCTGAAACTAAAGAATGGCTAGAAGGCGTAAAAGCGAACCTAGCTCGTAAGCCTCAAGGCAACGATCGTGCTCAAGTTAAAGCTATCAAAGAAGGTCTATGTGACGTTTCTTTAGGTAACAGCTATTACCTAGGTAAGATGGTTAACGACAAAGAGCAAAAAGCTTGGGCGGATGCGGTATTCATCAACTTCCCTAACCAAGAGACAACAGGTACGCACGTGAACATCTCTGGTATGGCGATGGCGAAGTACGCGCCAAACAAAGATAACGCACTTAAGCTTATGGAATTCCTAGCGGGTGATACAGCTCAGAGCATGTACGCTGAAGTGAACTATGAATATCCAGTAAAGCCAGGTGTTAAGCCTTCTGAGCTAGTTGCATCTTGGGGTGAATTTAAAGCGGATACTATTTCTTTAGATGAAATCGCATCACATCATGAAGCGGCAACAAAGCTTCTAGATGAAGTGAAATTTGACCTTTAA
- a CDS encoding YacL family protein has translation MEFEFIRNTLMGEYYVKCSMGHEIVGRWLQEEIGKDPAKIAQVEALIVQAFSSPSQEHRLTGAEISLMIHDDEVLVQENALGHEYEVEMESEFDFYDAESTASCGIEDFCALIEQWKDFLNI, from the coding sequence ATGGAGTTTGAATTCATCCGCAACACATTGATGGGCGAATACTATGTCAAATGCAGCATGGGGCATGAGATTGTAGGTCGTTGGTTGCAAGAAGAAATTGGTAAAGACCCAGCGAAAATTGCGCAAGTTGAAGCCTTAATTGTTCAGGCATTTTCTTCGCCATCTCAAGAGCATAGATTAACTGGTGCAGAGATCAGTTTGATGATCCACGATGATGAGGTGCTAGTGCAAGAAAACGCACTGGGCCATGAGTATGAAGTGGAAATGGAAAGCGAGTTTGACTTCTACGATGCAGAGAGCACAGCAAGTTGTGGTATTGAGGACTTTTGTGCCTTGATAGAGCAATGGAAAGACTTTTTGAACATTTAA
- a CDS encoding patatin-like phospholipase family protein, translating to MFKKSILNPWGRYVALWVCSFLIATPSFAKHVDDDHSRPKIAVVLAGGGAKGAAHIGVLKALEEMHIPVDIITGTSMGAYVGGLYATGMSADEIESFIYSVDWNSGYRDRVDRSQRRVRDKEYEDRYQITTDLGLRFGEIRSPTGVVQGQNMLRILRETTGNLGRFSSFDNLAIPYRSVATDIVELEEVVLDNGYLVDAMMASMSVPGALPPYELNGHMLVDGGVVNNMPVDIARSMGADIVIAVDISTDYKSREDFTGLFTVADQLSNYLVRRSTQEQAETLSGDDVYIRPDVGQMETVEFEKMPSAFQAGYDITKGLQSKLENLSVSNAEYQQYIDHKQEIRKELKYGDQRVVDQIVLVNNTHYSDVLLTNRLDLETGRSLKTAEIEKAVENLYALDRFELITYHFEEIDGVNLLVFEVNEKSWGPNYLNFRFFLEDDFNTESQYGIGMSANFTNFNSHGAELRVNVDMGTDKMIETELYSPVLSSQELFVSSKLNYSNENRSVPIGGDFTTPDIARVYDYLPVLYTEFITELSAGIQPTLWQELRVGGRYTKGTIEASTISSFEALDYERLGVFANYRLDTLDDFAFPNNGMLIDLSYLVSHDKSPELYNPFQLSDTIEDTVYEISARFKGAVTYSRHTLVGQAEYSFVESKNSIVPLNPRELGGFLNLSGIPRNSLTGQNLFYTSLVYRYKWMDNDFGLFQAPVYLGASLEHGGVWSDNDLKLHEAPLYNAASVFFGVDSPIGPIMLAYGRTEQDLDAVYLIVGTSFK from the coding sequence ATGTTCAAAAAGTCGATTTTAAACCCGTGGGGGCGTTATGTTGCGCTATGGGTCTGCTCCTTTTTGATCGCGACGCCTTCCTTTGCAAAGCACGTTGATGATGATCACTCTCGCCCTAAAATCGCGGTGGTATTAGCTGGCGGTGGGGCGAAAGGTGCGGCTCATATCGGTGTACTCAAAGCACTCGAAGAAATGCACATTCCGGTCGATATTATTACGGGCACGAGCATGGGGGCTTATGTTGGTGGTCTGTACGCCACAGGCATGAGCGCCGATGAAATCGAAAGCTTTATCTACAGCGTCGATTGGAATAGCGGTTACCGAGACCGTGTTGACCGCAGCCAACGTCGTGTCCGCGACAAAGAATACGAAGACCGTTATCAAATCACCACAGACCTTGGATTAAGATTCGGGGAGATCCGTTCACCAACCGGTGTAGTGCAAGGGCAGAACATGCTACGCATTCTACGTGAAACAACGGGTAACTTAGGCCGATTCAGCTCTTTTGATAATCTTGCGATCCCATACCGCTCGGTAGCGACTGACATTGTCGAGTTAGAAGAGGTGGTTCTTGATAACGGTTATCTGGTTGATGCCATGATGGCGAGTATGTCGGTTCCTGGTGCGCTCCCGCCTTATGAACTTAATGGTCATATGCTGGTGGACGGTGGTGTTGTCAATAACATGCCAGTCGATATTGCTCGTTCAATGGGCGCAGATATTGTGATTGCGGTAGATATCAGCACCGACTACAAAAGCAGAGAAGACTTCACTGGCTTATTCACGGTTGCCGACCAACTCTCTAACTATCTTGTCCGTCGCAGCACGCAAGAACAAGCTGAAACCTTAAGTGGGGATGATGTATACATTCGTCCTGACGTAGGACAAATGGAGACGGTAGAGTTCGAAAAAATGCCAAGTGCTTTTCAAGCGGGCTATGACATTACCAAGGGGCTGCAATCTAAACTTGAAAACTTGAGTGTGTCGAATGCTGAGTACCAGCAATACATCGATCACAAACAAGAGATACGAAAAGAACTCAAATATGGTGATCAGCGCGTTGTTGATCAGATCGTTTTAGTAAATAACACCCACTACAGCGATGTACTCCTGACAAACCGTTTGGATCTGGAGACTGGGCGCTCATTGAAAACCGCAGAGATCGAGAAGGCGGTTGAAAATCTTTATGCCCTAGATCGTTTTGAATTGATCACCTACCACTTTGAAGAAATTGACGGGGTAAACCTGCTCGTCTTTGAGGTGAATGAAAAATCTTGGGGACCAAACTACCTCAACTTTCGCTTTTTTTTAGAGGACGACTTTAATACTGAAAGTCAGTATGGCATCGGTATGTCAGCTAACTTTACCAACTTTAACTCCCATGGTGCAGAGTTGAGAGTCAACGTTGATATGGGAACGGATAAGATGATCGAAACGGAGCTTTATTCACCTGTTTTATCGAGTCAGGAACTTTTCGTTTCAAGTAAGTTAAACTACAGCAACGAAAATCGAAGCGTACCTATCGGTGGTGATTTTACGACTCCAGATATCGCACGTGTATATGATTACCTACCAGTCTTGTACACCGAATTTATCACAGAGCTTTCTGCTGGGATACAGCCCACTTTGTGGCAAGAGTTAAGAGTCGGAGGCCGATATACTAAGGGAACTATCGAAGCATCGACTATTTCATCTTTTGAGGCGCTTGATTACGAGCGTTTGGGTGTATTTGCTAATTATCGATTAGATACTCTTGATGACTTTGCCTTCCCAAATAACGGTATGCTTATTGATCTGAGTTATTTGGTGTCCCATGATAAGAGTCCTGAGCTTTATAACCCGTTTCAACTGTCTGATACGATTGAAGATACCGTGTATGAAATTAGTGCACGTTTTAAAGGTGCGGTTACCTACAGTCGTCATACTCTAGTTGGGCAGGCTGAATATAGCTTTGTTGAGAGCAAAAACTCAATCGTACCACTTAACCCTAGAGAGCTCGGCGGTTTCTTGAATTTATCAGGTATCCCTCGTAATAGTCTCACTGGACAAAACTTATTTTATACAAGCTTGGTTTATCGTTATAAATGGATGGATAACGACTTCGGGCTGTTTCAAGCACCAGTATATTTAGGTGCATCCCTTGAACACGGTGGTGTTTGGTCAGACAACGATCTCAAGTTGCATGAGGCACCACTATATAATGCTGCGTCGGTTTTCTTTGGAGTAGACTCTCCAATTGGGCCGATCATGTTGGCATACGGTCGTACAGAGCAAGATTTAGACGCTGTGTACCTGATCGTTGGAACATCATTTAAATAA
- a CDS encoding ammonium transporter, with product MELTTTVTELRYALDTFFFLISGALVMWMAAGFAMLEAGLVRSKNTTEILTKNICLYAIACTMFLLVGYNIMYVDNGEGGWLPSFGALIGTQAEGADHSLESDFFFQVVFVATAMSVVSGAVAERMKLWSFLIFSAVLTAFIYPMEGYWTWGGGFLSEAGFSDFAGSGIVHMAGAAAALAGVLLLGARKGKYGKNGEIYPIPGSNMPLATLGTFILWFGWFGFNGGSQLMVSDFENATAVGQIFLNTNAAAAAGAIAALLVCKTTWGKADLTMILNGALAGLVAITADPLSPSPLYAVAIGAVSGALVVFSIIGLDKVKIDDPVGAISVHGVCGFFGLMVVPLSNGDATFGAQLLGAAVIFAWVFGASLVVWAILKATIGVRVSEDEELEGMDMHDCGVGAYPEFVSVK from the coding sequence ATGGAATTAACAACTACGGTAACCGAATTACGTTACGCACTCGACACCTTTTTCTTCCTCATTTCCGGTGCGTTAGTAATGTGGATGGCAGCAGGTTTTGCCATGCTGGAAGCGGGCTTAGTTCGCTCGAAAAACACAACAGAAATTCTAACCAAAAACATCTGTCTGTACGCGATTGCTTGTACCATGTTTCTATTGGTCGGTTACAACATCATGTATGTCGATAACGGCGAGGGCGGCTGGTTGCCATCATTTGGTGCGCTAATCGGCACACAGGCTGAAGGAGCTGACCACTCTCTAGAGTCGGATTTCTTCTTCCAAGTCGTATTCGTAGCAACAGCAATGTCGGTAGTATCTGGCGCGGTTGCCGAGCGCATGAAGCTTTGGTCTTTCCTCATCTTCTCAGCGGTACTGACGGCATTTATCTACCCAATGGAAGGTTACTGGACTTGGGGTGGCGGTTTCCTATCAGAAGCTGGCTTTAGTGACTTCGCAGGTTCAGGTATCGTTCACATGGCGGGTGCAGCAGCCGCTCTTGCAGGTGTATTACTTCTGGGTGCTCGTAAAGGTAAATATGGTAAAAACGGCGAAATCTACCCAATCCCTGGTTCAAACATGCCTCTAGCAACATTGGGTACCTTTATCCTTTGGTTTGGTTGGTTCGGCTTCAATGGCGGTTCTCAGCTGATGGTATCTGATTTTGAAAATGCAACAGCGGTAGGCCAAATCTTCCTTAATACAAACGCAGCAGCGGCAGCAGGTGCAATCGCGGCACTACTAGTATGTAAAACGACTTGGGGTAAAGCTGACCTAACGATGATTCTGAATGGTGCCTTGGCAGGTCTTGTTGCCATCACGGCAGACCCTCTATCACCATCACCGCTTTACGCAGTTGCAATCGGTGCTGTATCAGGTGCACTAGTGGTATTCAGCATCATCGGTCTAGATAAAGTGAAAATCGATGATCCAGTAGGTGCAATTTCAGTTCACGGTGTGTGTGGTTTCTTCGGTCTTATGGTTGTACCACTAAGCAACGGTGATGCAACGTTTGGTGCACAGCTTCTAGGTGCGGCTGTTATTTTTGCTTGGGTGTTTGGTGCGAGCTTAGTGGTATGGGCTATCTTGAAAGCTACCATCGGGGTTCGGGTATCGGAAGATGAAGAGCTAGAAGGGATGGATATGCACGACTGTGGTGTTGGTGCCTACCCAGAGTTCGTAAGTGTAAAATAA
- the acnB gene encoding bifunctional aconitate hydratase 2/2-methylisocitrate dehydratase: MLEAYRKHVEERAAEGVVPKPLDAEQVAGLVELLKNPPQGEEAFILDLLENRIPPGVDEAAYVKAGFLTALAKGEVESPLVSREKAAELLGTMQGGYNIAPLVEFLDDDLLAPISVKALSHTLLMFDAFYDVEEKAKAGNAFAQQVLQSWADAEWFTSKKKVAEQITVKVFKVTGETNTDDLSPAPDAWSRPDIPVHAKAMLKMERDGIVPDQPGNVGPINQIEELQKDGIPLAYVGDVVGTGSSRKSATNSVLWFMGEDIPYVPNKRTGGICLGGKIAPIFYNTMEDSGALPIELDVQNMNMGDVIDIFPYEGIVRKNGEEISSFELSKVLLDEVRAGGRIPLIIGRGLTSRARASLGLEETDLFAKPVDPSESDKGYTLAQKMVGKACGVEGVRAGQYCEPKMTTVGSQDTTGPMTRDELKDLACLGFSADLVMQSFCHTSAYPKPVDVNTHHTLPDFIMNRGGVSLRPGDGVIHSWLNRMLLPDTVGTGGDSHTRFPLGISFPAGSGLVAFAAATGVMPLDMPESILVRFKGEMQPGITLRDLVHAIPYYAIQQGLLTVEKAGKINEFSGRVLEIEGVEHLTVEQAFELSDASAERSAAGCTVKLSQESIEEYLNSNITMLKWMISEGYGDRRTIERRITAMEEWLANPELMEADADAEYAHIIEIDLADIHEPILCAPNDPDDARLLSEVQGTQIDEVFIGSCMTNIGHFRAAGKLLEQFGGQLDTRLWVAPPTKMDRDQLTEEGYYGIYGRAGVRIETPGCSLCMGNQARVADKATVMSTSTRNFPNRLGTGANVYLASAELAAVGAILGKIPTKEEYLEYAKQIDATAADTYRYLNFHKMDEYTKKAAEVIFQEPA; encoded by the coding sequence GTGCTTGAAGCCTACCGTAAACACGTCGAAGAGCGTGCTGCCGAAGGAGTTGTTCCTAAACCGCTAGACGCTGAACAAGTTGCTGGACTTGTTGAACTTCTGAAAAATCCCCCACAAGGTGAAGAAGCCTTTATTCTTGACCTACTAGAGAACCGTATCCCACCGGGTGTAGATGAAGCTGCTTATGTAAAAGCGGGTTTCCTAACGGCGTTAGCAAAAGGTGAAGTGGAATCACCATTAGTAAGCCGTGAAAAAGCGGCTGAGCTACTAGGTACGATGCAAGGCGGTTACAACATCGCGCCTCTAGTTGAATTCCTAGACGATGATCTACTGGCACCAATCTCAGTTAAAGCGTTATCTCATACCCTACTGATGTTTGATGCTTTCTATGATGTGGAAGAGAAAGCCAAAGCTGGCAACGCATTCGCGCAACAAGTCCTGCAATCATGGGCAGACGCAGAATGGTTCACATCGAAGAAGAAAGTCGCGGAACAGATTACTGTTAAAGTATTTAAAGTGACTGGTGAAACCAACACCGATGACTTGTCTCCAGCACCAGATGCTTGGTCTCGTCCTGATATCCCAGTACACGCAAAAGCGATGCTGAAGATGGAACGTGATGGCATCGTGCCAGATCAACCAGGCAACGTTGGTCCTATTAATCAGATTGAAGAGCTACAAAAAGATGGCATCCCACTAGCCTACGTGGGTGATGTTGTTGGTACTGGCTCTTCTCGTAAGTCAGCGACTAACTCAGTGCTTTGGTTTATGGGCGAAGATATCCCATACGTACCAAACAAGCGCACTGGTGGTATCTGTTTAGGCGGTAAGATTGCTCCTATCTTCTACAACACAATGGAAGACTCTGGCGCACTCCCAATCGAACTAGACGTACAGAACATGAACATGGGTGATGTCATTGATATCTTCCCATACGAAGGCATTGTACGTAAAAACGGTGAAGAGATCTCTAGCTTTGAACTGAGCAAAGTACTGCTTGATGAAGTTCGTGCTGGTGGTCGTATTCCACTTATCATTGGTCGTGGTCTAACAAGCCGTGCTCGTGCATCACTGGGCCTAGAAGAAACAGACCTGTTTGCTAAGCCAGTTGACCCTTCTGAATCTGACAAAGGCTACACACTAGCTCAGAAGATGGTAGGTAAGGCATGTGGCGTTGAAGGTGTACGTGCAGGTCAATACTGTGAGCCTAAGATGACCACAGTTGGCTCTCAAGATACAACCGGTCCTATGACTCGTGATGAGCTAAAAGACCTTGCGTGTCTGGGCTTCTCAGCTGATCTTGTGATGCAGTCATTCTGTCACACGTCTGCGTATCCAAAACCAGTCGATGTAAACACGCACCATACTCTACCTGACTTCATCATGAACCGTGGCGGTGTATCACTTCGTCCGGGGGATGGTGTAATTCACTCATGGCTAAACCGTATGCTTCTGCCTGATACTGTAGGTACAGGTGGTGACTCGCATACTCGTTTTCCACTAGGTATTTCATTCCCAGCAGGCTCCGGTCTTGTTGCGTTCGCTGCGGCGACAGGTGTTATGCCACTGGATATGCCAGAGTCAATCTTGGTGCGCTTTAAAGGTGAAATGCAACCAGGTATCACGCTACGTGACCTTGTGCACGCGATTCCTTACTACGCAATTCAACAAGGTCTACTGACCGTTGAGAAAGCAGGTAAGATCAACGAGTTCTCTGGTCGCGTACTAGAAATCGAAGGTGTTGAGCACCTAACGGTTGAGCAGGCATTCGAATTATCAGATGCGTCAGCAGAGCGTTCAGCGGCAGGTTGTACAGTTAAGCTATCTCAAGAGTCTATCGAGGAATACCTAAACTCAAACATCACCATGCTTAAGTGGATGATCTCGGAAGGTTACGGCGACCGCCGTACTATTGAGCGTCGTATCACAGCGATGGAAGAGTGGTTGGCTAACCCAGAGTTGATGGAAGCGGATGCAGATGCGGAATACGCGCACATCATCGAAATCGACCTAGCGGATATTCACGAACCAATCCTATGTGCACCAAACGATCCAGATGACGCGCGTCTTCTGTCTGAAGTGCAAGGCACACAGATTGATGAAGTGTTCATCGGTTCTTGTATGACTAACATTGGTCACTTCCGTGCAGCAGGTAAACTGCTAGAGCAATTCGGTGGTCAACTAGATACTCGCCTATGGGTAGCGCCACCAACGAAGATGGACCGTGACCAACTGACGGAAGAGGGTTACTACGGTATTTACGGCCGCGCAGGTGTTCGTATTGAAACTCCTGGGTGTTCGCTATGTATGGGTAACCAAGCACGTGTAGCAGACAAAGCAACAGTAATGTCGACTTCAACGCGTAACTTCCCGAACCGTCTAGGTACAGGTGCAAATGTATACCTTGCTTCAGCTGAGCTAGCGGCGGTTGGTGCAATTCTAGGTAAGATTCCAACGAAGGAAGAGTACTTGGAATACGCGAAGCAAATCGATGCGACAGCTGCAGATACCTACCGTTACTTGAACTTCCACAAGATGGATGAGTACACCAAGAAAGCGGCAGAGGTTATCTTCCAAGAGCCTGCATAA
- a CDS encoding ABC transporter permease, which yields MKNKHSLWKTSSGVITLLLVLPILAIFYTAIGETDDLFTHLMSTVMPTYIYNTVVLTAGVMLLSLILGIPSAWFMAMCKLPTEKWLQWALVLPLAMPGYIIGYIFTDWFDFAGPIQIFLRDITGWGPGEYWFPDIRTLSGATFVLSLVLYPYVYLLCRAAFMEQNVSLLQSARLLKCSPSESFWRISLPLVRPSIAVGLSLVAMETIGDFGTVSYFAVNTLTTAVYDTWLGYSNLNAAAKISAMMLMIVVLLLSAERYSRRKQKLFQSQFNSHEDFRYELQGWRKWGALIWCWGLVAVAFIFPLLQLIDYAITYFAQSWTPEFRAYAWNSLVVSVVAAIIGVAIALTVNFSQRVNGGRSSLAFMRLSSMGYAVPGTVLAIGVMVAVLFMDHRVNDIAKAMEWGRPGLIFSGSMFALIFAMVVRFSAVAIGSVESNLNKISPSLDMASRTMGCTPNTMLWRVHFPLVKRGALIAGLLVFIESMKELNAALLLRPFNFETLATYVYNFASDEHLELAALPAVLLVLVGLIPLVVVNRSLEQSH from the coding sequence ATGAAGAATAAACATTCTCTATGGAAAACCAGTAGTGGGGTGATTACCCTGTTACTGGTTTTGCCGATCTTAGCGATCTTCTATACCGCCATTGGCGAGACGGATGACCTGTTCACACACTTGATGTCGACGGTCATGCCTACCTACATCTATAACACCGTAGTTCTGACTGCTGGTGTGATGCTCCTTTCTTTGATTCTCGGTATTCCAAGTGCTTGGTTTATGGCGATGTGTAAATTGCCAACTGAGAAGTGGCTGCAGTGGGCATTAGTTCTGCCGCTCGCGATGCCGGGTTATATCATTGGTTACATTTTTACGGATTGGTTTGATTTCGCTGGGCCGATTCAAATCTTCTTGCGTGATATAACCGGATGGGGACCGGGCGAATATTGGTTCCCAGATATCCGTACCTTGAGTGGTGCAACTTTCGTTCTTTCTCTTGTTCTTTACCCATATGTTTACTTGCTTTGTCGAGCCGCATTTATGGAGCAGAACGTTTCTTTGCTACAAAGTGCACGCCTATTGAAGTGTTCTCCTTCGGAAAGCTTTTGGCGCATCTCTTTACCCCTTGTAAGGCCTTCTATCGCTGTTGGTTTGTCTCTGGTTGCAATGGAAACCATTGGTGACTTCGGCACCGTCAGCTATTTTGCAGTGAACACCCTTACTACGGCGGTTTACGATACTTGGCTAGGCTACTCGAACCTAAATGCAGCCGCGAAAATCTCAGCAATGATGTTGATGATCGTGGTGCTATTACTGAGCGCAGAGCGTTATAGCCGCCGCAAACAGAAGTTGTTCCAAAGCCAGTTTAATAGCCATGAAGATTTTCGCTATGAACTTCAAGGTTGGCGAAAGTGGGGTGCACTGATTTGGTGTTGGGGGCTCGTTGCAGTAGCCTTTATTTTCCCATTGCTACAGTTAATTGATTACGCCATTACTTACTTTGCACAAAGCTGGACTCCGGAATTTCGTGCATATGCGTGGAACAGCTTAGTGGTATCTGTTGTGGCTGCCATCATCGGTGTTGCAATTGCATTGACTGTGAACTTCAGTCAACGTGTAAACGGCGGCCGCTCTAGCTTAGCTTTCATGCGTCTGTCTTCGATGGGCTATGCCGTCCCTGGTACGGTGCTGGCTATCGGCGTGATGGTTGCGGTGTTGTTTATGGATCACCGTGTTAACGATATTGCTAAAGCGATGGAATGGGGCAGACCTGGACTGATTTTTTCTGGCTCTATGTTTGCGCTGATTTTCGCGATGGTGGTGCGTTTCTCCGCTGTGGCGATTGGCAGTGTGGAAAGTAACCTAAACAAGATTTCCCCGTCGCTGGATATGGCTTCCCGTACCATGGGCTGTACGCCAAATACCATGCTTTGGCGAGTGCACTTCCCTCTGGTTAAGCGTGGTGCCCTAATTGCTGGTTTGTTGGTGTTTATTGAGTCGATGAAAGAGCTCAATGCTGCACTACTACTGCGACCATTTAACTTTGAAACCTTGGCGACGTACGTTTACAACTTCGCCTCGGATGAGCATTTGGAACTTGCTGCTCTACCAGCAGTATTACTGGTCCTTGTTGGGTTGATCCCGCTTGTTGTTGTTAACCGTTCACTGGAGCAAAGCCACTGA